In Miscanthus floridulus cultivar M001 chromosome 5, ASM1932011v1, whole genome shotgun sequence, one genomic interval encodes:
- the LOC136450605 gene encoding uncharacterized protein isoform X1, translating into MASPAADPQPKKRKVADAQDPSPSSNPAPARLPYPAPPPPETLGAVAPSTSSPPPTETASQPPEEVRLQKLRNQEELRNVFQRYNRIRKYIQEHKDGGLTPELEQDFLYLISASRGCESVQCFLSLPIPRFASRCPTALEAATKVTINMYKCNMATVKRGEDLKGVPYKTAKACIIGLTHICSAASSEELKSSVMKGICSVVYRTVLSFFISTLEGKDIYRMIYTKHAMLQDPVTLLETLKLELDNAKQPTIDNLSELGAICLLCTFLLFPENILEACFTLLASAECDDVKGEGLYLLNQLTCHLTCNAANVAMGDKIDEQCPVMEGNLSGTNKIVDSNPVVSENAMESNECYITMAISRHPSLRRWILSRYKKLCDSCKPAVVSEVSSCLKVLGSLSEPSEDKSHTGNESSVLEKLDNNVRENMRPDELISSSEQGALAKTESVNNYGNKSSQNMNVDMICSDNQKSDVLTDAKLNDFKGRTVVSDARHQGTRRDLLMPKSVYDPAGGSTSLTSPGQHFGRAKHLFSEPFDIYGTYVARDVISVSKELWVGSLGNRATESLVRSKFEEFGPLVNCLFYPSKFFSLVEYRNISHAVHACGYMQGSTIWGGFLQIRYLDRLIGSKGFIRGIAIGESRHIYVAKVKNKKDKDEVFDELKMAGLKWPSGITDISGENALLLEFETAVDAATAKFYIRHQAPPDVCSRDMNPPGHQLLVQNIDHSVPDIDLINAFSQFGEVIRNQFNRYDSSCFIVYRSQDAAARAKSHLHGARFGLKSLSVELRTCSAGSVHDKTVPPVAPLLGQSVPDNSVHHEIRNPRVPGYHARYAAPGDRPIYGPPPPNTSRAPQGIFPRPPVSTHHGSVIPPPPIQTSFVRPIYPGPGSPWENTTPNPPPFSHVSPRMMPGSSFRVNPASLPFIPSCVTPLPQLPGGSAQHSEKMPPSLPLPTIAPPPFTPLDMPPPPPPPLPISQPPLVPPPPNSPLPQPIADSSDSQKSSSHPQWQGPLLKSGMHYCRIYASRIELDTCRYENSVSEPAEWPSELDVTKRSAFQHVKTTFNNTPPNKREVCRLVPCSNGDQRGFRDFISYLVQKDCAGVIRIPAVKAMWTRILFILPPTSDTCGMVGIPPVPADTMIVVILPKETTIEAS; encoded by the exons ATGGCGTCGCCGGCGGCGGATCCGCAGCCGAAGAAACGTAAGGTCGCCGACGCCCAGGACCCAAGCCCCTCCTCCAATCCGGCGCCCGCGCGGCTTCCTTACCCTGCCCCGCCGCCTCCCGAAACCCTAGGTGCTGTGGCGCCTTCAACCTCCTCCCCACCTCCGACGGAAACGGCATCCCAGCCGCCGGAGGAGGTGAGGCTTCAAAAGCTCCGCAACCAGGAGGAGCTGAGAAATGTCTTCCAGCGCTACAACCGTATCCGCAAGTACATACAGGAGCACAAAGACGGCGGCCTCACGCCCGAGCTGGAGCAGGACTTTCTCTACCTCATCTCCGCCTCCCGAG GTTGTGAAAGCGTACAATGTTTTCTATCTTTGCCAATCCCTCGATTTGCCTCACGCTGTCCTACTGCACTCGAGGCGGCAACTAAAgttaccatcaacatgtacaaatGCAACATGGCCACTGTAAAGAGAGGGGAGGATTTGAAAGGTGTGCCATACAAGACAGCTAAAGCATGTATCATTGGCTTAACTCACATATGCTCTGCAGCATCTTCTGAAGAACTCAAGTCATCTGTTATGAAAGGAATCTGCTCTGTCGTTTATAGAACTGTTCTCTCCTTCTTCATTTCAACCTTGGAGGGGAAGGATATCTATCGTATGATCTATACAAAACATGCAATGCTTCAGGACCCTGTGACGTTATTAGAAACTTTAAAATTGGAGTTGGACAATGCTAAGCAACCAACAATTGATAATTTATCTGAACTGGGAGCTATTTGCTTGCTTTGCACATTCCTTTTGTTCCCAGAGAATATACTAGAAGCCTGTTTTACGCTGCTTGCTTCTGCAGAATGTGATGATGTAAAAGGAGAAGGGTTATACCTTTTAAATCAGTTGACCTGTCATCTGACCTGTAATGCTGCAAATGTTGCTATGGGTGATAAGATTGATGAGCAGTGTCCTGTGATGGAAGGAAATCTGTCCGGCACCAATAAAATTGTTGATTCAAATCCTGTTGTTTCGGAAAATGCTATGGAGTCAAATGAGTGTTACATCACAATG GCCATCTCTAGGCATCCATCTCTGAGACGTTGGATATTATCAAGGTACAAGAAATTATGTGATTCTTGTAAACCTGCTGTGGTTTCTGAGGTGTCATCTTGTTTGAAAGTTCTGGGCTCTTTGTCAGAACCTTCTGAGGATAAAAGTCACACAGGCAATGAATCATCAGTGCTGGAGAAACTTGACAACAACGTCAGAGAAAATATGCGACCAGATGAACTAATTTCTTCGTCTGAGCAGGGAGCACTTGCAAAAACTGAGAGTGTCAATAATTATGGAAATAAGTCTTCACAGAACATGAATGTGGACATGATTTGTTCTGATAATCAGAAATCTGATGTGCTCACAGATGCAAAATTGAATGACTTCAAAGGACGGACTGTTGTCTCTGATGCACGGCATCAAGGTACAAGACGGGATTTGCTTATGCCAAAATCCGTGTATGATCCTGCTGGAGGATCTACATCACTTACTTCTCCAGGACAACATTTTGGAAGGGCAAAGCATTTATTTTCTGAACCATTTGATATTTATGGCACTTATGTTGCAAGGGATGTGATTTCAGTTTCAAAGGAACTTTGGGTTGGTTCACTGGGAAATAGAGCTACGGAGTCACTGGTCAGATCCAAGTTTGAGGAGTTTGGCCCATTAGTAAATTGTTTGTTCTATCCATCCAAATTTTTTTCCTTAGTTGAGTATAGAAACATATCACATGCTGTGCATGCATGTGGATATATGCAGGGCTCAACTATTTGGGGCGGTTTTCTTCAAATAAGGTATTTAGACAGGCTTATAGGTAGTAAGGGATTTATTCGTGGTATAGCTATTGGTGAAAGCCGTCATATTTATGTTGCTAAAGTGAAAAATAAAAAAGACAAAGATGAGGTTTTTGATGAGTTAAAGATGGCAGGGCTGAAGTGGCCATCTGGGATTACTGATATCTCTGGTGAAAATGCTTTGCTTCTTGAATTTGAGACGGCAGTTGATGCAGCTACTGCGAAATTCTATATTAGGCACCAAGCTCCTCCAGATGTTTGTTCCAGGGATATGAATCCACCTGGTCATCAGCTTTTGGTGCAAAATATAGACCACTCAGTCCCTGACATCGACTTAATCAATGCCTTCTCTCAATTCGGTGAGGTCATCAGGAACCAATTCAATAGGTATGATAGCAGCTGCTTTATAGTTTATAGATCACAAGATGCCGCTGCCCGTGCAAAATCACACTTACATGGAGCACGATTTGGGTTGAAGTCACTTAGTGTTGAATTAAGGACATGCAGTGCAGGATCTGTTCATGATAAAACAGTGCCACCTGTCGCTCCATTGTTAGGCCAGAGTGTTCCTGACAACAGCGTGCACCATGAGATCAG GAATCCAAGAGTTCCAGGATATCATGCAAGATATGCAGCACCAGGGGATCGACCTATTTATG GTCCGCCACCTCCAAATACAAGCAGAGCTCCACAAGGAATTTTTCCTCGCCCACCTGTTTCCACACACCATGGTTCTGTAATACCACCGCCACCTATCCAAACCTCTTTTGTTCGTCCTATATATCCTGGTCCAGGGAGTCCCTGGGAGAACACTACTCCAAATCCACCGCCCTTCAGCCACGTTTCTCCCCGCATGATGCCTGGAAGTAGCTTCCGTGTTAATCCAGCTTCTCTTCCTTTCATACCCTCTTGTGTTACCCCTCTTCCACAGCTTCCTGGAGGTTCAGCACAGCATTCTGAGAAAATGCCACCGTCACTACCTCTGCCAACTATAGCTCCCCCACCATTTACACCTCTAGATATGCCAcctccacccccaccgccactaCCTATTTCCCAGCCACCTTTAGTGCCGCCGCCCCCAAATTCTCCTCTGCCACAACCTATTGCTGATTCATCTGACTCGCAAAAGTCAAGTTCTCACCCTCAATGGCAGGGTCCTCTTTTAAAAAGTGGCATGCATTATTGCAGAATCTATGCAAGCAGAATAGAGTTGGATACCTGCAGATATGAAAATTCTGTTTCTGAACCAGCAGA ATGGCCTtcagagctagatgtgacaaAGCGCTCAGCTTTCCAGCATGTGAAGACAACTTTCAACAATACACCACCTAATAAG AGAGAAGTCTGCCGGCTCGTGCCTTGTTCAAATGGTGATCAGAGAGGG TTCCGGGATTTCATAAGCTATCTGGTACAGAAAGACTGCGCTGGCGTGATTAGGATTCCTGCTGTGAAGGCCATGTGGACGAGGATACTATTTATCCTTCCTCCCACATCTGATACATGTGGCATGGTAGGAATCCCCCCTGTTCCAGCGGACACTATGATTGTTGTAATTTTGCCCAAGGAAACAACCATCGAAGCATCATGA
- the LOC136450605 gene encoding uncharacterized protein isoform X2 — protein sequence MASPAADPQPKKRKVADAQDPSPSSNPAPARLPYPAPPPPETLGAVAPSTSSPPPTETASQPPEEVRLQKLRNQEELRNVFQRYNRIRKYIQEHKDGGLTPELEQDFLYLISASRGCESVQCFLSLPIPRFASRCPTALEAATKVTINMYKCNMATVKRGEDLKGVPYKTAKACIIGLTHICSAASSEELKSSVMKGICSVVYRTVLSFFISTLEGKDIYRMIYTKHAMLQDPVTLLETLKLELDNAKQPTIDNLSELGAICLLCTFLLFPENILEACFTLLASAECDDVKGEGLYLLNQLTCHLTCNAANVAMGDKIDEQCPVMEGNLSGTNKIVDSNPVVSENAMESNECYITMAISRHPSLRRWILSRYKKLCDSCKPAVVSEVSSCLKVLGSLSEPSEDKSHTGNESSVLEKLDNNVRENMRPDELISSSEQGALAKTESVNNYGNKSSQNMNVDMICSDNQKSDVLTDAKLNDFKGRTVVSDARHQGTRRDLLMPKSVYDPAGGSTSLTSPGQHFGRAKHLFSEPFDIYGTYVARDVISVSKELWVGSLGNRATESLVRSKFEEFGPLVNCLFYPSKFFSLVEYRNISHAVHACGYMQGSTIWGGFLQIRYLDRLIGSKGFIRGIAIGESRHIYVAKVKNKKDKDEVFDELKMAGLKWPSGITDISGENALLLEFETAVDAATAKFYIRHQAPPDVCSRDMNPPGHQLLVQNIDHSVPDIDLINAFSQFGEVIRNQFNRYDSSCFIVYRSQDAAARAKSHLHGARFGLKSLSVELRTCSAGSVHDKTVPPVAPLLGQSVPDNSVHHEIRNPRVPGYHARYAAPGDRPIYGPPPPNTSRAPQGIFPRPPVSTHHGSVIPPPPIQTSFVRPIYPGPGSPWENTTPNPPPFSHVSPRMMPGSSFRVNPASLPFIPSCVTPLPQLPGGSAQHSEKMPPSLPLPTIAPPPFTPLDMPPPPPPPLPISQPPLVPPPPNSPLPQPIADSSDSQKSSSHPQWQGPLLKSGMHYCRIYASRIELDTCRYENSVSEPAEWPSELDVTKRSAFQHVKTTFNNTPPNKFRDFISYLVQKDCAGVIRIPAVKAMWTRILFILPPTSDTCGMVGIPPVPADTMIVVILPKETTIEAS from the exons ATGGCGTCGCCGGCGGCGGATCCGCAGCCGAAGAAACGTAAGGTCGCCGACGCCCAGGACCCAAGCCCCTCCTCCAATCCGGCGCCCGCGCGGCTTCCTTACCCTGCCCCGCCGCCTCCCGAAACCCTAGGTGCTGTGGCGCCTTCAACCTCCTCCCCACCTCCGACGGAAACGGCATCCCAGCCGCCGGAGGAGGTGAGGCTTCAAAAGCTCCGCAACCAGGAGGAGCTGAGAAATGTCTTCCAGCGCTACAACCGTATCCGCAAGTACATACAGGAGCACAAAGACGGCGGCCTCACGCCCGAGCTGGAGCAGGACTTTCTCTACCTCATCTCCGCCTCCCGAG GTTGTGAAAGCGTACAATGTTTTCTATCTTTGCCAATCCCTCGATTTGCCTCACGCTGTCCTACTGCACTCGAGGCGGCAACTAAAgttaccatcaacatgtacaaatGCAACATGGCCACTGTAAAGAGAGGGGAGGATTTGAAAGGTGTGCCATACAAGACAGCTAAAGCATGTATCATTGGCTTAACTCACATATGCTCTGCAGCATCTTCTGAAGAACTCAAGTCATCTGTTATGAAAGGAATCTGCTCTGTCGTTTATAGAACTGTTCTCTCCTTCTTCATTTCAACCTTGGAGGGGAAGGATATCTATCGTATGATCTATACAAAACATGCAATGCTTCAGGACCCTGTGACGTTATTAGAAACTTTAAAATTGGAGTTGGACAATGCTAAGCAACCAACAATTGATAATTTATCTGAACTGGGAGCTATTTGCTTGCTTTGCACATTCCTTTTGTTCCCAGAGAATATACTAGAAGCCTGTTTTACGCTGCTTGCTTCTGCAGAATGTGATGATGTAAAAGGAGAAGGGTTATACCTTTTAAATCAGTTGACCTGTCATCTGACCTGTAATGCTGCAAATGTTGCTATGGGTGATAAGATTGATGAGCAGTGTCCTGTGATGGAAGGAAATCTGTCCGGCACCAATAAAATTGTTGATTCAAATCCTGTTGTTTCGGAAAATGCTATGGAGTCAAATGAGTGTTACATCACAATG GCCATCTCTAGGCATCCATCTCTGAGACGTTGGATATTATCAAGGTACAAGAAATTATGTGATTCTTGTAAACCTGCTGTGGTTTCTGAGGTGTCATCTTGTTTGAAAGTTCTGGGCTCTTTGTCAGAACCTTCTGAGGATAAAAGTCACACAGGCAATGAATCATCAGTGCTGGAGAAACTTGACAACAACGTCAGAGAAAATATGCGACCAGATGAACTAATTTCTTCGTCTGAGCAGGGAGCACTTGCAAAAACTGAGAGTGTCAATAATTATGGAAATAAGTCTTCACAGAACATGAATGTGGACATGATTTGTTCTGATAATCAGAAATCTGATGTGCTCACAGATGCAAAATTGAATGACTTCAAAGGACGGACTGTTGTCTCTGATGCACGGCATCAAGGTACAAGACGGGATTTGCTTATGCCAAAATCCGTGTATGATCCTGCTGGAGGATCTACATCACTTACTTCTCCAGGACAACATTTTGGAAGGGCAAAGCATTTATTTTCTGAACCATTTGATATTTATGGCACTTATGTTGCAAGGGATGTGATTTCAGTTTCAAAGGAACTTTGGGTTGGTTCACTGGGAAATAGAGCTACGGAGTCACTGGTCAGATCCAAGTTTGAGGAGTTTGGCCCATTAGTAAATTGTTTGTTCTATCCATCCAAATTTTTTTCCTTAGTTGAGTATAGAAACATATCACATGCTGTGCATGCATGTGGATATATGCAGGGCTCAACTATTTGGGGCGGTTTTCTTCAAATAAGGTATTTAGACAGGCTTATAGGTAGTAAGGGATTTATTCGTGGTATAGCTATTGGTGAAAGCCGTCATATTTATGTTGCTAAAGTGAAAAATAAAAAAGACAAAGATGAGGTTTTTGATGAGTTAAAGATGGCAGGGCTGAAGTGGCCATCTGGGATTACTGATATCTCTGGTGAAAATGCTTTGCTTCTTGAATTTGAGACGGCAGTTGATGCAGCTACTGCGAAATTCTATATTAGGCACCAAGCTCCTCCAGATGTTTGTTCCAGGGATATGAATCCACCTGGTCATCAGCTTTTGGTGCAAAATATAGACCACTCAGTCCCTGACATCGACTTAATCAATGCCTTCTCTCAATTCGGTGAGGTCATCAGGAACCAATTCAATAGGTATGATAGCAGCTGCTTTATAGTTTATAGATCACAAGATGCCGCTGCCCGTGCAAAATCACACTTACATGGAGCACGATTTGGGTTGAAGTCACTTAGTGTTGAATTAAGGACATGCAGTGCAGGATCTGTTCATGATAAAACAGTGCCACCTGTCGCTCCATTGTTAGGCCAGAGTGTTCCTGACAACAGCGTGCACCATGAGATCAG GAATCCAAGAGTTCCAGGATATCATGCAAGATATGCAGCACCAGGGGATCGACCTATTTATG GTCCGCCACCTCCAAATACAAGCAGAGCTCCACAAGGAATTTTTCCTCGCCCACCTGTTTCCACACACCATGGTTCTGTAATACCACCGCCACCTATCCAAACCTCTTTTGTTCGTCCTATATATCCTGGTCCAGGGAGTCCCTGGGAGAACACTACTCCAAATCCACCGCCCTTCAGCCACGTTTCTCCCCGCATGATGCCTGGAAGTAGCTTCCGTGTTAATCCAGCTTCTCTTCCTTTCATACCCTCTTGTGTTACCCCTCTTCCACAGCTTCCTGGAGGTTCAGCACAGCATTCTGAGAAAATGCCACCGTCACTACCTCTGCCAACTATAGCTCCCCCACCATTTACACCTCTAGATATGCCAcctccacccccaccgccactaCCTATTTCCCAGCCACCTTTAGTGCCGCCGCCCCCAAATTCTCCTCTGCCACAACCTATTGCTGATTCATCTGACTCGCAAAAGTCAAGTTCTCACCCTCAATGGCAGGGTCCTCTTTTAAAAAGTGGCATGCATTATTGCAGAATCTATGCAAGCAGAATAGAGTTGGATACCTGCAGATATGAAAATTCTGTTTCTGAACCAGCAGA ATGGCCTtcagagctagatgtgacaaAGCGCTCAGCTTTCCAGCATGTGAAGACAACTTTCAACAATACACCACCTAATAAG TTCCGGGATTTCATAAGCTATCTGGTACAGAAAGACTGCGCTGGCGTGATTAGGATTCCTGCTGTGAAGGCCATGTGGACGAGGATACTATTTATCCTTCCTCCCACATCTGATACATGTGGCATGGTAGGAATCCCCCCTGTTCCAGCGGACACTATGATTGTTGTAATTTTGCCCAAGGAAACAACCATCGAAGCATCATGA
- the LOC136450605 gene encoding uncharacterized protein isoform X3 has protein sequence MASPAADPQPKKRKVADAQDPSPSSNPAPARLPYPAPPPPETLGAVAPSTSSPPPTETASQPPEEVRLQKLRNQEELRNVFQRYNRIRKYIQEHKDGGLTPELEQDFLYLISASRGCESVQCFLSLPIPRFASRCPTALEAATKVTINMYKCNMATVKRGEDLKGVPYKTAKACIIGLTHICSAASSEELKSSVMKGICSVVYRTVLSFFISTLEGKDIYRMIYTKHAMLQDPVTLLETLKLELDNAKQPTIDNLSELGAICLLCTFLLFPENILEACFTLLASAECDDVKGEGLYLLNQLTCHLTCNAANVAMGDKIDEQCPVMEGNLSGTNKIVDSNPVVSENAMESNECYITMAISRHPSLRRWILSRYKKLCDSCKPAVVSEVSSCLKVLGSLSEPSEDKSHTGNESSVLEKLDNNVRENMRPDELISSSEQGALAKTESVNNYGNKSSQNMNVDMICSDNQKSDVLTDAKLNDFKGRTVVSDARHQGTRRDLLMPKSVYDPAGGSTSLTSPGQHFGRAKHLFSEPFDIYGTYVARDVISVSKELWVGSLGNRATESLVRSKFEEFGPLVNCLFYPSKFFSLVEYRNISHAVHACGYMQGSTIWGGFLQIRYLDRLIGSKGFIRGIAIGESRHIYVAKVKNKKDKDEVFDELKMAGLKWPSGITDISGENALLLEFETAVDAATAKFYIRHQAPPDVCSRDMNPPGHQLLVQNIDHSVPDIDLINAFSQFGEVIRNQFNSAGSVHDKTVPPVAPLLGQSVPDNSVHHEIRNPRVPGYHARYAAPGDRPIYGPPPPNTSRAPQGIFPRPPVSTHHGSVIPPPPIQTSFVRPIYPGPGSPWENTTPNPPPFSHVSPRMMPGSSFRVNPASLPFIPSCVTPLPQLPGGSAQHSEKMPPSLPLPTIAPPPFTPLDMPPPPPPPLPISQPPLVPPPPNSPLPQPIADSSDSQKSSSHPQWQGPLLKSGMHYCRIYASRIELDTCRYENSVSEPAEWPSELDVTKRSAFQHVKTTFNNTPPNKREVCRLVPCSNGDQRGFRDFISYLVQKDCAGVIRIPAVKAMWTRILFILPPTSDTCGMVGIPPVPADTMIVVILPKETTIEAS, from the exons ATGGCGTCGCCGGCGGCGGATCCGCAGCCGAAGAAACGTAAGGTCGCCGACGCCCAGGACCCAAGCCCCTCCTCCAATCCGGCGCCCGCGCGGCTTCCTTACCCTGCCCCGCCGCCTCCCGAAACCCTAGGTGCTGTGGCGCCTTCAACCTCCTCCCCACCTCCGACGGAAACGGCATCCCAGCCGCCGGAGGAGGTGAGGCTTCAAAAGCTCCGCAACCAGGAGGAGCTGAGAAATGTCTTCCAGCGCTACAACCGTATCCGCAAGTACATACAGGAGCACAAAGACGGCGGCCTCACGCCCGAGCTGGAGCAGGACTTTCTCTACCTCATCTCCGCCTCCCGAG GTTGTGAAAGCGTACAATGTTTTCTATCTTTGCCAATCCCTCGATTTGCCTCACGCTGTCCTACTGCACTCGAGGCGGCAACTAAAgttaccatcaacatgtacaaatGCAACATGGCCACTGTAAAGAGAGGGGAGGATTTGAAAGGTGTGCCATACAAGACAGCTAAAGCATGTATCATTGGCTTAACTCACATATGCTCTGCAGCATCTTCTGAAGAACTCAAGTCATCTGTTATGAAAGGAATCTGCTCTGTCGTTTATAGAACTGTTCTCTCCTTCTTCATTTCAACCTTGGAGGGGAAGGATATCTATCGTATGATCTATACAAAACATGCAATGCTTCAGGACCCTGTGACGTTATTAGAAACTTTAAAATTGGAGTTGGACAATGCTAAGCAACCAACAATTGATAATTTATCTGAACTGGGAGCTATTTGCTTGCTTTGCACATTCCTTTTGTTCCCAGAGAATATACTAGAAGCCTGTTTTACGCTGCTTGCTTCTGCAGAATGTGATGATGTAAAAGGAGAAGGGTTATACCTTTTAAATCAGTTGACCTGTCATCTGACCTGTAATGCTGCAAATGTTGCTATGGGTGATAAGATTGATGAGCAGTGTCCTGTGATGGAAGGAAATCTGTCCGGCACCAATAAAATTGTTGATTCAAATCCTGTTGTTTCGGAAAATGCTATGGAGTCAAATGAGTGTTACATCACAATG GCCATCTCTAGGCATCCATCTCTGAGACGTTGGATATTATCAAGGTACAAGAAATTATGTGATTCTTGTAAACCTGCTGTGGTTTCTGAGGTGTCATCTTGTTTGAAAGTTCTGGGCTCTTTGTCAGAACCTTCTGAGGATAAAAGTCACACAGGCAATGAATCATCAGTGCTGGAGAAACTTGACAACAACGTCAGAGAAAATATGCGACCAGATGAACTAATTTCTTCGTCTGAGCAGGGAGCACTTGCAAAAACTGAGAGTGTCAATAATTATGGAAATAAGTCTTCACAGAACATGAATGTGGACATGATTTGTTCTGATAATCAGAAATCTGATGTGCTCACAGATGCAAAATTGAATGACTTCAAAGGACGGACTGTTGTCTCTGATGCACGGCATCAAGGTACAAGACGGGATTTGCTTATGCCAAAATCCGTGTATGATCCTGCTGGAGGATCTACATCACTTACTTCTCCAGGACAACATTTTGGAAGGGCAAAGCATTTATTTTCTGAACCATTTGATATTTATGGCACTTATGTTGCAAGGGATGTGATTTCAGTTTCAAAGGAACTTTGGGTTGGTTCACTGGGAAATAGAGCTACGGAGTCACTGGTCAGATCCAAGTTTGAGGAGTTTGGCCCATTAGTAAATTGTTTGTTCTATCCATCCAAATTTTTTTCCTTAGTTGAGTATAGAAACATATCACATGCTGTGCATGCATGTGGATATATGCAGGGCTCAACTATTTGGGGCGGTTTTCTTCAAATAAGGTATTTAGACAGGCTTATAGGTAGTAAGGGATTTATTCGTGGTATAGCTATTGGTGAAAGCCGTCATATTTATGTTGCTAAAGTGAAAAATAAAAAAGACAAAGATGAGGTTTTTGATGAGTTAAAGATGGCAGGGCTGAAGTGGCCATCTGGGATTACTGATATCTCTGGTGAAAATGCTTTGCTTCTTGAATTTGAGACGGCAGTTGATGCAGCTACTGCGAAATTCTATATTAGGCACCAAGCTCCTCCAGATGTTTGTTCCAGGGATATGAATCCACCTGGTCATCAGCTTTTGGTGCAAAATATAGACCACTCAGTCCCTGACATCGACTTAATCAATGCCTTCTCTCAATTCGGTGAGGTCATCAGGAACCAATTCAATAG TGCAGGATCTGTTCATGATAAAACAGTGCCACCTGTCGCTCCATTGTTAGGCCAGAGTGTTCCTGACAACAGCGTGCACCATGAGATCAG GAATCCAAGAGTTCCAGGATATCATGCAAGATATGCAGCACCAGGGGATCGACCTATTTATG GTCCGCCACCTCCAAATACAAGCAGAGCTCCACAAGGAATTTTTCCTCGCCCACCTGTTTCCACACACCATGGTTCTGTAATACCACCGCCACCTATCCAAACCTCTTTTGTTCGTCCTATATATCCTGGTCCAGGGAGTCCCTGGGAGAACACTACTCCAAATCCACCGCCCTTCAGCCACGTTTCTCCCCGCATGATGCCTGGAAGTAGCTTCCGTGTTAATCCAGCTTCTCTTCCTTTCATACCCTCTTGTGTTACCCCTCTTCCACAGCTTCCTGGAGGTTCAGCACAGCATTCTGAGAAAATGCCACCGTCACTACCTCTGCCAACTATAGCTCCCCCACCATTTACACCTCTAGATATGCCAcctccacccccaccgccactaCCTATTTCCCAGCCACCTTTAGTGCCGCCGCCCCCAAATTCTCCTCTGCCACAACCTATTGCTGATTCATCTGACTCGCAAAAGTCAAGTTCTCACCCTCAATGGCAGGGTCCTCTTTTAAAAAGTGGCATGCATTATTGCAGAATCTATGCAAGCAGAATAGAGTTGGATACCTGCAGATATGAAAATTCTGTTTCTGAACCAGCAGA ATGGCCTtcagagctagatgtgacaaAGCGCTCAGCTTTCCAGCATGTGAAGACAACTTTCAACAATACACCACCTAATAAG AGAGAAGTCTGCCGGCTCGTGCCTTGTTCAAATGGTGATCAGAGAGGG TTCCGGGATTTCATAAGCTATCTGGTACAGAAAGACTGCGCTGGCGTGATTAGGATTCCTGCTGTGAAGGCCATGTGGACGAGGATACTATTTATCCTTCCTCCCACATCTGATACATGTGGCATGGTAGGAATCCCCCCTGTTCCAGCGGACACTATGATTGTTGTAATTTTGCCCAAGGAAACAACCATCGAAGCATCATGA
- the LOC136455234 gene encoding NAC domain-containing protein 83-like: protein MATEQSLPPGYRFVPTDEEVVELCLLPRIQDQPLLPNDIIEDDPLSAPPWALLEKHGRKHQAFFFAACQAMNAKGNRQKRTCAGHGTWQGQGKRKRQQEEGQEVKKKLRVRVHGSAEKMKIEWDKYGLNFQEHGVKGSTGWVMHEYSITAPPEFARSPVRVYCIRFSDHGRNAKKNSRDAQHRGDDDEFENEEEVDDEAGAIATATCSATAAAEEDPAALFINEYPPAPQLEYDTCFPVMVADVVNPNPADGAGAGAGYHQDLDSPALVDDDSFIFMNSLPDLLPSIDFSQ, encoded by the coding sequence ATGGCCACGGAGCAGAGTCTTCCTCCTGGCTACCGTTTCGTGCCCACTGACGAGGAGGTGGTCGAGCTTTGCCTGCTCCCTCGCATCCAAGACCAGCCCCTCCTGCCGAACGACATCATCGAGGACGATCCGCTGAGCGCGCCGCCGTGGGCTCTCCTCGAGAAGCACGGGCGGAAGCATCAGGCCTTCTTCTTCGCGGCGTGTCAGGCCATGAACGCCAAGGGCAACCGCCAGAAGCGGACCTGCGCGGGACACGGGACCTGGCAAGGGCAGGGAAAGAGGAAGCGCCAGCAGGAAGAAGGGCAGGAGGTCAAGAAGAAGCTGCGCGTGCGCGTGCACGGCAGCGCCGAGAAGATGAAGATCGAGTGGGACAAGTACGGGCTCAACTTCCAGGAGCACGGTGTCAAGGGCAGCACGGGCTGGGTCATGCACGAGTACTCCATCACCGCCCCACCCGAGTTCGCGCGGTCGCCGGTGAGGGTGTACTGCATCCGCTTCAGCGACCACGGCAGGAACGCCAAGAAGAACAGCAGGGATGCGCAGCATAGGGGCGACGACGACGAGTTCGAGAACGAGGAGGAAGTGGATGATGAAGCAGGAGCAATCGCCACCGCTACTTGTAGTGCTACTGCTGCCGCGGAGGAAGACCCTGCTGCCCTGTTCATCAATGAGTACCCGCCGGCACCGCAGCTTGAGTACGACACTTGTTTTCCTGTGATGGTGGCGGATGTTGTCAACCCCAATCCTGCTGATGGGGCGGGCGCAGGAGCAGGCTACCATCAAGACTTGGACTCGCCCGCGTTGGTGGACGACGACAGTTTCATTTTCATGAACTCTCTGCCTGATTTGTTGCCTAGCATCGACTTCTCGCAATGA